The sequence ACGCGTTTCACCCCTTAAACACCAGTTTCATGTCTATCACTGACCCTCTGCTGTTTTACCTGCCAGCCTCACGTGCTACTCTCATGTTCTGATGACGAGAAGGGCCTCTGAGCCGGCACAGGGCTCAACACAAAGCAGACACTCAAGACAGCTGTGGTGAAAACTGTAGGATTTACTACCAATATCATTATTCACCTATCTCACTAGACCATGAAAGTAGTCACAGGATATTACACGAGGATTTAAAATTGGTTGAAGTGAAAAAATCCACTGTTTTTCATAGTTGCAAAGTTAAACAACAATTAGGGAACTCCCAGCCGTATCCTGACATAATCCACACTAACTGTAGGTCTATGTCAATTTGCAAGGCGACCAAAAACGGCCTTTGGGAAAAAAGGTGAGTCCAGTAGAAGCAGAAGACAATGTATAGTCTAGGTAGCTAGAATGAAGAGTAAGGCATAATTTTGGGAAAAGGCAGCTGTCCCGAGGCTGTTGGAAACAGCCCatgttaatttgtttatttttggctgtgctcggtctctgttgctgtgtgcaggctttctctagttgcggcaagcgggggctactctttgctgtggtgtgagggcttctcattgcggtggcttctcttgttgtggagcgcgggctctgtagttgcggtgcacgggcttagttgctctgtggcatgcgggatcttcccggaccagggctcgaacccgtgtcccctgcattggcacatggattcttaaccactgcgccaccagggaagcagttCCAACCTCAACTtgatttcacagaggaggaactTCTGTCCCGATGACAAGGTTAAAGCAGACTCCTAGCAGTGTCATCGTCATTCTTGTGGCGGAGGAGATCTGCAGTGAGAACTCCAGCAGGTGGAAGGGCCAGAATAGAGTGTGGCTGGCCTGAGACTGAGTTCCAGAATCCAAGGTGATGAAACTCTCCACAGTGAGCTGGGAACTAATCCAGGGACCGGGGGACTGGAACTGGGGTGTTGTGTGATAACTAAAAGGCAAAGGCCACCCCCATGTCCAGTTCAGTGAGGAAACCTGGCTTGCTTATAAGGTGGAAACCGAGGCACAGCCAGGTCATAATAAGAAGACGGTTTACTCACCTAGGGAAAAAACAGCTCCTTTCCCACatattgtgtgtgcgtgtgcgtgtgtgtgtgtgtgtgtgcgcgcgcgcacgcgtcGGAGTGTGTTCAGCTTTAGGGAGCTATTTGAACAGCACAGTTTGGCTTCTGTCTCAGGTATGTCTAGGTTTAAAGCCAGTGACAGCAACTATATTTGTAGCATCACATTTGCCTCTACCAATTTTTAACCTTTCTCAGTGCTTTCTGTCTACTCTCAAAAATCTCTTCAGAGTCCTGGGGTGAAGGGCGGGGCTGAGGCAATTAAGTCCACCTTAGGGCCATGCAAAGTGATGCCCTGAGAAGCATCCTCAACCAGCACCTTCACACCTGGGCGCTGTCAGGACCTCCCCAACCTGGTGTGGGAGGCGGGTCAGCGGGAGGTCCCCCGGGCACCACGCTACCATCTGCTCAGGGTCCCCACTGCGGGGCTCCCACCACCGCCCACACTGGCCCAGCACCTGTAAGTACGTTTCCAGGGCCGTCCATGCGTTCCAGTTTTTCACATTGGGACCCTTGCCCAGGTAGATTCTGACTCTCTTCTCCCGAACTGGGGGCCACAGAGCGATATTGGCTCGTCCTCGCGGGATGCCCAGGACCGTCTCGTGCACATAGACACACCACAGGTTGCAGGTGGCCTCGGTGGTGTGCGGGGGGAACTCCCACTCCTGCCGCTGCTGGTTGCGGCCCAGCTCGTGCACAGGGCCCCACAGCCCCTTGGTTCTGATGAGTTTCTCACTGATGAGCTCCTGCACCGACTCCAGGTGACACATGATGGGGTAGCCTGCGTGCATCCAGCCTGGGAAATGCAGGAGGGGGAAAAGAAGGTTAGAGCGCTCCCCACCCATCTAACAAAATTATTCTCTCTGTTGTATCTCCCAAAACACCCAGTCCCCGCTGACCCCATGACTTCCAGAACCCTGTAATGCTCAGAAAGGCAAAACCCAGAGCCTCCCGGGCCTTCCTCCTTACGCTCTCATTTTGTAATAATGCTTTCATCGCTGCTCTGACTGGCTATGGGAGCCGAGGCAGGTTACAGATCGCCGTTCGTGTTCCTattcaatttttctgtttctctgagagTGCTCTGTCTGTGTGAACCCATCATTATACTCTTttctcaaaattaagaacttgtgGTTCTCATTCTTTAGACATGGAATTGCCCACGTCGACACTACCTTATAGTGATCATCTACATAAGCCAAGAAAACTAAGGTCCAGAGACATTTCCTTGGTTCTTTAATTTCTATACACCCTTCATTTTTCAGGCCTCTTGACCTGCTGGCAAAGATCTCTTTATTCAGTGCTTTCTCCCAACACCTGTGACCTAGGAAGAGGCCCTCGGTCGGTTTTATCCACTCCTTGAAGTCCCCTGATGGAAGTCTGTGAAAACCCGGCATGTATTTTCTGCACCAGTCCCACTGTTTGATAACATCTCTTGACTAAAACTGTTACATATTTTAACATACTGTGTACATATAGTTCTACGGCCTGCTTTTTATGTGTCATATAAGCTCATCATATTTCCTTATGCCATCAAAATATCACTTTAAATGTCTTCCTTAATGTCCACTGAAGGTATACACAATACATTACTGAACCATTCCATAACCATTCCTAAGTGGGCACTTAGGTAGTTACCAGTGTTTTGTTGGGGGACACAgcgagtcttttttttttttttttgacgcattttttccctttccatttaaATAGCAAGGATTACATTTTATATGCCTTGCCATAAGAACATTTCTACCCTCCTGGCTGCCCACTGCATGGCTGTTGCAAGAAGGAAGGCCCTAAGGGGGGGCAGCATGCACAGAGGTTCGCCCCAGGCACCCACCGACTGAGATCTGCACGTCGGCAACGATCCTCTGAGGCAGACGCAGGGGGAAAGGCTCAGCCCCTAGCCGGGCCACGGCCTGCATCACCTCGTCCCAGAGGCGTAGCAGCggctcagggttctccagagtgCGAAGGTTTGCGGTTGGCACCGTCAAGATGATGTTGTCTGTAGCCAGCTCTCCCCAGGGACCTGGATTCTCCTGGATACGCCTCTTCCATTCCTCCTGGGATGTCTCCCCTGGAAGACAGGCCACAGCGCTTGAAACTTGTTTCCCCAAATCCCTGACATTAACACGTTCAACTTGAACCCCAGCAGGAGAATACCAATGCCATGAACAGCCACATACCTGCTCTATCCTTCTTCTACAAAGGTCCCATGGATGGGATACAGTTTGGTCTTTATCCCCTCAGCCTCAAAGCTGACTGTAAGGaagcttccctcccttccctccaccaaTCCGAATCGCCCTCTTCCCATACCAGGCAGCCCCAGATGACCTCCTCACCCCCAGCTCTCCCTGTCCCTCGGGCTCGCTCCAGGGCGTCCACTCACCTAGCCTGTAGTAGGGAGCATGCACAGCCCCCTTAACCGTGACAGGCACGGAGCCCAGCTTGCTGCCCTGCGGCACAATGATGTACAGGAGGCCCCCCCAGAGGCAGGTTATCGACTTCGTGGGCTTGTCCAGGCAGCAGCGGTTAATCACAAGGGGGCCTCGGAACAGCTTGCTGGCCCTGGTCAGGTCATCGGTGTGGCAGCCAATCTGCACCTGGAGCAGAGAGATCCCCCACCTAGTGACCCTGGGGCATGCACGAGCCAAAGGGGAGAGCGCCCAGGACATGGGGACAGGAAGGGTCACGGGGCCATGACCCTAGGCGAGTCCAGGCACCCCACCATTTATAAGCCCTGTGCGCTAAACCCGTGAAATTGTATCATCCCTCAAGGTCGTATGGACCAGATCGTGTAAATTCACTCTCGGGGTGGGTCAAACAGCTCCACAAAGGGTCACGCTGAGACGCTGATGCAGGGGCACCAGGTGTGGCCCAGATGCTAATTCTGAGGTGGGCGACTCCCACACAGAGTCCCTTGCTGTCTCTGTAACAGCCAGAATCCTGGGCTGCCTATTCCCCCGTGGTGATTCTGGctctgggaaggggcagaggggatCCTGCCTTTTGACCTGAGAGGCCCAGTGGGAGAAAACGTGACCGGCTGATGTGGAAGATTGATTCAGTTCCACCTGTTCTCCCAGGCCCCTATTCCTGCGCCAGTGGAGTCACCCCTGTCCTCAGAGGCATCCTGGGACTGCTCTCCCGGGTTTATGCTAAACAAGTTCCAGGACAGATACAGGCACAAAACAGACGCTAACCATCACGATGGCCCACAAGGGGGATAGAGCAGGACGGCAGCTTAACGTTGTGAATACCGTGTGTGCATGTGAAAGTGACAGAGCTGACGCGGACCGGGCAAGCTAGGAACAGTGTATGGTGTCACAGGGAAGAAGCTGGAGTCAGAAGGACCTCATGCTTTGATGTGAAATGTACACGGGGTGGAACGTGGAGTAAGATTTATTGGACTGTGTCCTACGGCACCAGCCGTCTGGTACCTTTCTTATTCcccactctatgacataagttaAAAGCACGAAACTCGAGCCAGAAGCTGGTTAGGTTTGAGTCCTGGGCGCTGAAATGTATCAAATCCATGCATTTCAATCAGTCAGTCAGCTGTTCTGCACCTTAGCTGCTCCATCCTAAGCAACTAAGGGGGTAGAAGTACATGCCCTTAGTGCCAGCTGGTTTTGTAGGAAGGTCAGGTAAGATGCCCACTATGAAAGCAAGAGCATCTGGCTTCCGTATTTGGGTTCCACGTTACGTGGTGAGATGGGGCATGCCTTACCTTCAGGTCAGCAGAGGCAGCGGCTTCAGGCAGCGAGACCTCTATAATTTGCCTCCCGGGTATGTAGAGCCCGGTGCTCATCCAGCAATACCTGGTGCCTGCCGAAAGCGAAGGAAGAGTAGACGTGACCCTTCCTCCGTGATTCCATCGCCACCCAGCTTCCAGAGTCCCTTCACGAGCTCTGCACATCTTCCTGCCTCCGTGCCGCCCTGGCTCTACTCTTCCAAACATCACCTAAAACCTCAACCCCCATCTCCTTGAGAGTGCACGGCAGAGGACGGAGATGGCCCCCTGGGGGTGATCAGATCTGGAGCTGAGCTGCTGAAGTCATCACGACCCATTGCCCTCCAGTTCCCACCCGCCAGCCTCCCACCCCTCATTCCTTACCTGGATTGTTGCAGTTGACCTCAACAGTGATAGGAGATTCCGAGGGGCGCAGGTAGGGGCTGCTGTACATATCCTCAATTTCTGGGACTAACAGAGAGAGGTCGCTTCCAGAGTGGGCCAGCCCAGTGGCCAGGGAGAGCATAGCACCCCTGCAGCAGTCGTTGATGACAGGGTTCTCTCGGGTCGCTACTGGGAGCCGATAGCGACTCAGCAGCTTCCTCAGGAGCCGATGCACCGACATGTAGGCAGGGATCTCCTCTGCGGGGATCTGCAGGAAGGCTGCGCCATCCGGTCCCAGCTTTGCCAACCAGCCCTTCTCCACGTTCCCTCTCTTCCTGCCCATTATAACCTGGAACTCGGCCAGGGTGGAACGGAAGTGATAGGTCCTTATCCCTGCCTTAGGAGTACGAAAGGGCCCAGGGTTGAGGCTTTGGCTGGTGATGCTAATGCCAAAGGGGTTGAGGAGGAGGTTTCCTGGGAACCGAGCCAAAGGGGACACTCCTGGGTTCTTGAAGGCCCACCACCAGGCTTGGGCTCCAACAAACAGGCCCCCGCCCTCTGCTACAAACTCCTGCAGCTCCTTGACTCCCACATCGCTCACGGGCTCAAAGCAATAGACACTGGCATCGCTGGTCAGATTGGGCTCAATGCTGCTGTCTATGCCCCCCACTGCAAGCAGCCCACTCAGAGTCCTCAGTTCTGTCTGCACCACGACCTTGCCTCTGCGGCCCGCGTCCAGCCAGCGCACAGCATTGAGCAGAAAGGGGCCCAGTTTACCAACGGTGAAAAGGACCTTGTGGCCAGTCACGACCACCCGGCCCCGGCCGTAGCGGGCAGCCGCTATGACACAGCCATGGTAGGAATCTAGCCCCAGGGGAAAGGCTAAAGCCCCGTGCACTAGCAGCTGGGACGGGAAACAGTCCGAGTTGCTGATGTCCAGCTCAGAAATCCCGTGCAGGAGTTCATCTCTGTCCTCGGAGAGATCGTCTTCACAACTGCAAAAGACACACGTGTTCTCTATTACAAAGCGCTCAGAACAGCACCCAGCACATAGCAAGTGTCAGACTTACTAATACCATTTTTAGCTCTTACATGGGAACTGGGAGAACAAAGTGGGCAGACCCGGCCTCACTGGGTATGGAGACTTGTTGGAGGGAAGACAGAGGCACTCGGCATTAATTCTGCTCTTTGTGTGCAAACCCTCCAAAGGAAATCTCGAAAGAAGTCCTGCTGGGTGTACCCAATACCGTATCTTAAATATACTGGGTTTAAGTGTTTGTTTCAGCCTTTGAAACACTATACAAAGAACTGAATGGAAAATCATGGTTTCATCCTTATAAGGAGGCTTGTTTATAATTTCATGCATCGAATTTTCTACAAATAAAGTCAACAGAGAGCTGAGTCAGTCAGTGGCGTTAGTGAAGGATCACTATTATCTCAAAaggtggggcagggagctgaCCGGCCTCAACTCTAGTGGGACCCTCCTGTTACGTGAACCCAAGAGGATTGACTGCCTACACCCAGAATCCCACACATTCGTTGCCGGCTCAACAGGGGTGATACACATCTGTGCTATCACCTGTTCCTATCTAAGGGTAACAAACTCCTATAAGACTTTCAGGACACCTATAACCCCCAAAATGGGGGAAGCCCCAGGTAGTGGGATTATGAGGGGGTAAGAGGTAGAGTGATCTCTAAGCTTGAGGTCCCAGAGCTGGTTAAGTCACTCTCGTTAGGTAAATCTCTGGCAACCGTATGGTCAGAGGACGTTGTAAGGAAACACTGAAAAATTTACAGTATTTGTGTTGTACTCTCTGTGGTTGGCAGAGCTGTAATTAACTGATGGGGAAACTATAGTCCTCTTAGCAGGTACATACCTTTCCTGAAGATAAAGGTATCACCCTACAAGATGACTCTCCACCTCCTTGAAGCACTAGCCATTAAAATCATTCAACTAGCTGTTCGTGCCCTGATTCCAAATTTACCAAACAACCTTGTGATGATAATAGTACTTCCCAGGATCATCTGCCTAAAGAAAGAAGTCACTGGCCAGGAAAACcaaaatcttctatttttttgtgacatttatATTTCTCTAGCAACATCCTAGTATATCTTTAATTTGCTGATTCTAAAGCAAAAAACATtcgtttttaaatttaagtactttatgcatacaaaattaaatagaaaatgttttagttctttttttttaatagatctttattgaaggtgtggcacatatatacaatgtaatattactcagccataaaaagaaacgaaactgagttacttgtagtgaggtggatggacctagagtctgtcatacagactgaagtaagtcagaaagagaaaaacaaataccgtatgctaacgcatatatatggaatctataaaaaaaaaaggttatgaaaaacctaggggcaggacaggaatagtgacacagatgtagagaatggacttgagggcttGGAGTGGGacggggaagctggggtgaagtgagagtagcatcgacatatatatactactgaatgtaaaatagttggctggtgggaagcagcagcatagcacggggagattagctcggtgctttgtgtttTAGTTCTTATCACGAGTTCTGTTCATAAATTTCATGCAATTAATTGTTTTACAAGTGTAGTCAGTGAAGAGGTGATTTACGTTGGTATCAAGGTTTGTACATTAGCCTGTTACGACAAGATGAGCAATACTGAATGTGCAAAGTTGAGACCCAGACACTGCGTCACTAGCAGGACCCTAGATGCTCCCTGCTGAGTCGGAAGCATCGTCAGAGACCTGTCTGTTATTTCTGAGAGCCATGGCTTATATGCAGGGGGAGATAAATGTTTCATAAAAAACTTGAATtggatttttacttttcttttccctctctgttctgaaatgaaacaaaagttattaaaaaaagacaataaaatcatGATAGCACTACATTCACTATATTTCAAGAAGGGTGCAATCAGCAAGCTGGGACAGGAGgaatttataggaaatataaatcaaatgaaATCAGATTGATCAGAAACCCAAGAGAACAGAAGAGTCTGTAACTGCACATGTGTGAAAGAGAagatcaagaaaacaaaagaacagggatTAATCGTCATTTGTGAAAACAGCTATCCTTTCTTGCCTTGTTCTCAATCTCAGggtatttcaccattaagtatgttcTTAGCTATAGGTTTTTCAAAGAGGACTCATCACACTGaagaagttcccttttatttctagttAGCTGAAATTTTGTCATGATTTGacactgaattttgtcaaaggttttttttggtctgtgtACATCTATTGAatatatatggtttttctcatttattctgtaTTAACAGAATAATTAATTTGatatttgaatgttaaaccagCCAAGCGTTCCTAGAATAAGCcttacttggtcatgatgtagtatcctttttatatattgcagtctacttacaatattttattaagaatttttgtatctatgttcatgagggacattgttctgtagttttcttgtcttgcaatgtctttttctggttttagcatcagagaaataatgttttaataagtTACAAAAACTTTCCTCTCctcttattttctgaaagagttcaTGTAGCGTTAGCATCAAAAAAGATACAGTCCAAACTGTAAGCAGTGATTACCTCTGGGAAGAATTAGTAAGAGGCAGAGGTGGAGGACGAAGATCTTTCACTTTTTACTTTGTATACTTTGggactatttctcttttttcctgtaagcatattattttgaaattgaaaaaaggaaaatgtgcataaaaaggaaaagaaaactgaatcgTGACTTAGCAATTTCTCTTCTAAAGTGGCATATCTTCCCACTTGAATTCACTCTctaaaaacttctaatttattttgtGAGAACCAGTTAATACAATTCTACTATACATGGCTAGGACTGTCGTAAGACGCTCAGAGTTAGGTAGGTATGCTCACCCCATCTCGCAGGGCCATGACCCTGACCAGCACCTGCAGTTAGCATTCTATCTATCCTAGCAATGAC is a genomic window of Delphinus delphis chromosome 9, mDelDel1.2, whole genome shotgun sequence containing:
- the TCAF1 gene encoding TRPM8 channel-associated factor 1 isoform X1 gives rise to the protein MATPSAAFEALMNGVTSWDVPEDAIPCELLLIGEASFPVMVNDMGQVLIAASSYGRGRLVVVSHEDYLVEAQLTPFLLNAVGWLCSSPGASVGVHPSLAPLAKILEGSGVEAKVEPEVKDSLGVYCIDAYNETMTEKLVKFMKRGGGLLIGGQAWDWANQGDDERVLFTFPGNLVTSVAGVYFTDNKGDTSFFKVSKKMPKIPVLVSCEDDLSEDRDELLHGISELDISNSDCFPSQLLVHGALAFPLGLDSYHGCVIAAARYGRGRVVVTGHKVLFTVGKLGPFLLNAVRWLDAGRRGKVVVQTELRTLSGLLAVGGIDSSIEPNLTSDASVYCFEPVSDVGVKELQEFVAEGGGLFVGAQAWWWAFKNPGVSPLARFPGNLLLNPFGISITSQSLNPGPFRTPKAGIRTYHFRSTLAEFQVIMGRKRGNVEKGWLAKLGPDGAAFLQIPAEEIPAYMSVHRLLRKLLSRYRLPVATRENPVINDCCRGAMLSLATGLAHSGSDLSLLVPEIEDMYSSPYLRPSESPITVEVNCNNPGTRYCWMSTGLYIPGRQIIEVSLPEAAASADLKVQIGCHTDDLTRASKLFRGPLVINRCCLDKPTKSITCLWGGLLYIIVPQGSKLGSVPVTVKGAVHAPYYRLGETSQEEWKRRIQENPGPWGELATDNIILTVPTANLRTLENPEPLLRLWDEVMQAVARLGAEPFPLRLPQRIVADVQISVGWMHAGYPIMCHLESVQELISEKLIRTKGLWGPVHELGRNQQRQEWEFPPHTTEATCNLWCVYVHETVLGIPRGRANIALWPPVREKRVRIYLGKGPNVKNWNAWTALETYLQLQEAFGWEPFIRLFTEYRNQTNLPTDNVDKMNLWVKMFSHQVQKNLAPFFEAWAWPIQKEVATSLAYLPEWKENIMKLYLLTQMPH
- the TCAF1 gene encoding TRPM8 channel-associated factor 1 isoform X2, producing the protein MATPSAAFEALMNGVTSWDVPEDAIPCELLLIGEASFPVMVNDMGQVLIAASSYGRGRLVVVSHEDYLVEAQLTPFLLNAVGWLCSSPGASVGVHPSLAPLAKILEGSGVEAKVEPEVKDSLGVYCIDAYNETMTEKLVKFMKRGGGLLIGGQAWDWANQGDDERVLFTFPGNLVTSVAGVYFTDNKGDTSFFKVSKKMPKIPVLVSCEDDLSEDRDELLHGISELDISNSDCFPSQLLVHGALAFPLGLDSYHGCVIAAARYGRGRVVVTGHKVLFTVGKLGPFLLNAVRWLDAGRRGKVVVQTELRTLSGLLAVGGIDSSIEPNLTSDASVYCFEPVSDVGVKELQEFVAEGGGLFVGAQAWWWAFKNPGVSPLARFPGNLLLNPFGISITSQSLNPGPFRTPKAGIRTYHFRSTLAEFQVIMGRKRGNVEKGWLAKLGPDGAAFLQIPAEEIPAYMSVHRLLRKLLSRYRLPVATRENPVINDCCRGAMLSLATGLAHSGSDLSLLVPEIEDMYSSPYLRPSESPITVEVNCNNPGTRYCWMSTGLYIPGRQIIEVSLPEAAASADLKVQIGCHTDDLTRASKLFRGPLVINRCCLDKPTKSITCLWGGLLYIIVPQGSKLGSVPVTVKGAVHAPYYRLGETSQEEWKRRIQENPGPWGELATDNIILTVPTANLRTLENPEPLLRLWDEVMQAVARLGAEPFPLRLPQRIVADVQISVGWMHAGYPIMCHLESVQELISEKLIRTKGLWGPVHELGRNQQRQEWEFPPHTTEATCNLWCVYVHETVLGIPRGRANIALWPPVREKRVRIYLGKGPNVKNWNAWTALETYLQLQEAFGWEPFIRLFTEYRNQTNLPTDNVDKMNLWVKMFSHQVQKNLAPFFEAWAWPIQKEVATSLAYLPEWKENIMKLYLLTQM